GTCCAAGGACAAAACACTATCGGCATAGAAGTGAAGTTGCCCAAGACAACATTGCTTACGGTGACGACCGAAGCCCCGGCAATCCGGGGCATTGAAAATACTTGGCGGTTAGCGTCAAGACTGAGGGACGAGCGTGCGCAGTTTGTTCAACGTTTCTCGGATGAACGCCGGTTCGTCGGCCGGCATCCGCGACGAAACGTAGTTGCCGTCGACGACCACCTCCTGATCGACGTAGTTGGCGCCCGCATTGATCAGATCATCCTTCAACGGAGGGTAGCACGTCAGTGTCTTGCCTTTGGCAAGACCCGCGCTGATCAGGATCTGCGGCCCGTGGCAGATCGCCGAAATCAGTTTGCCCTGACTGTCCATGTCTTTGACGAACTGTAATATCTGCTGGTTGAGACGCAGATTTTCCGGTGACGATCCGCCCGGAATGACGACCGCGTCAAATTGGTCAGCCTTCACTTCGTCGATGGAAGCATCGGTCGTATACGTTGCCTGCTTGTTCTTGCCTGTCAGTTTTTCACCTTTTTTCAGCCCGATAATGACCGTTTGGTGGCCGGCCGCTTTGATCGCATCGTACGGTTTTTGCATTTCCGAATCCTCAAATTCGTTGGCCAGCAGGAAAGCTACTCTCTTCATAGCTGTTTCACTCCTCTTTTGAATGGATATTGTTATATTTCCCTGATTGAGATTCCCGCAAACAAAAGGATTCCGTACTGAAAAGCCTAATTCTGCCGTTTCTCCTGCTCCTCCAGATGCTTACGCATTTTGTGAACATAGTCCGGCGCATCCATCGGATCGCTTACCATCATTTCAATCATGCACAGTTTATTCGCATTCTGTGTCTGTGCCTGGTTGATCGCTTCGTCCAATTCCCGGTTCGTCCGTACCTCCACCGTAAAAGCATCGCCACTGAAAACCTCAGCCAGTTTCGTATAATTCCAGTGCGGGACCTGGTTGTATTTCTGATTTTCCGTCTTCACATTCAAATACTTTTCAATCGTGTACACTCCATTGTGAAGAACGAAAATGATCGGTCTGCATCCGTTTTCCAGCATCGAGCTGATCTCCTGTGCCGTGAATTGCAGCGAGCCATCACCGGTAAAGAGGAGGACGCGCCGGTTTTTCGCCGCAATACAAGCGCCGAATGCGGCCGGAGTCGCGTAGCCGACGCTCTGCCATCC
The DNA window shown above is from Thermicanus aegyptius DSM 12793 and carries:
- a CDS encoding type 1 glutamine amidotransferase domain-containing protein translates to MKRVAFLLANEFEDSEMQKPYDAIKAAGHQTVIIGLKKGEKLTGKNKQATYTTDASIDEVKADQFDAVVIPGGSSPENLRLNQQILQFVKDMDSQGKLISAICHGPQILISAGLAKGKTLTCYPPLKDDLINAGANYVDQEVVVDGNYVSSRMPADEPAFIRETLNKLRTLVPQS